The genomic interval gatataatattattacactTTGTGAACTAATCATTTGAAGTACTTAATATTACTCACAAATCTTTATTTCCACATATCAATATACTATAGTTATACTGTTAGTCCTTTACTTTTTCAACCCTGTAACGAAATTCACACTATCATTCCAAGTAATGTAATTCTTATGACAGTGCCTCCCACATGTCTAATCTACCAATCATTGACTGTTCCAAATCACCCATATTTTAGATACTTTCCATAGTTCTAGTCTgtgtactaacaataagttaaactgcatttttaataaatttaacaTATGGAATTTGAATTATGTGGACGTTATCAGTACAGTTATTGTAACTTTATGACTCATTTGAATTATAGCCATATCAAAATGATTAGCAAATACCTTCAAACTTTGCTCACATAATACTCACATTTACTTTTACACTTACCaacagatgaaataaaaaccagGGTCGAAATTTAGTTAACTAATCTTTTTGGAACGatgttttttgttcaaataattgTAACCTGTTACAGCTATTCATGAAATATCACACAATCTTGCTTTTGGCCATGCAAGACCAATGGCCAATAAATTATTTGGCTTTTTTGCCAACTTGCCCATCGGAGTACCGATATCTATCAGCTTCAAGAAATACCATCTGGAACATCATAGGGTAcatagaaattatttaatagTTAGTGATACTGTACTTCTTATGGTTTTTtggcgaattatttttttttcttcattcagtATCAAGGTGATGAGAAGTTAGATACTGACCTACCAACCCTAATTGAGGCAAAACTATTCTGCACAACTTTTGGGAAACTTTGTTGGATATTACTTCaaccatttttctattcattccGACCTCTAGTCACTTACCCTAAAGCACCAACAACACTGGAATACGTCAACCTAGTCATTCAATTAATATTTGATGGAATCGTTTGGTATTATTTAGGTCAGTCGATACATAATGAACTATAATTGTCTTCTTGGTGATttagaaaaacttcaacaaaaTTTACTCCACAGGTGGTAAAGTGTTGGTGTATTTGACGCTTGGTTCGGTTATGGCAATGGGGCTACATCCGGTTGCCGGACATTTTATATCTGAACATTACATGTACAAGAAAGGATTTGAAACATATAGTTACTATGGGCCGCTGAACTTCATCACCTTCAACGTGGGATACCATAATGAACACCACGATTTTCCTGCTGTCCCCGGCTCACGGTTACCCGAGGTAACAAATTTAGATGTTATTCTGGGGTTACTTGATAAGCTGCAAGTATTTAAATTCGTTAAACGCGCCATCGCCTATATCTGGGTGACAGCTATGTCTCCTTACTTCGAGACCCTTTGTACTTTTCAAGCACCTTCTACGAAATTATTTAAATGGAACATTGCATCGCATCATGTTTCCTACTTATCACACTGTTGACACTCCGAGTCTCGAATTTGGGCCCCAGTAGAAACTCCACCGATTCACGCTGGGCGTATAACGCGTTAATATACAACGTATGTTCTATACAATGtacaatgtatgtatgttCAATTCAATTACAGGTAAAACGCATTGCTGCTGAGTTCTataacgatcttccacaacaCAACTCTTGGGTATCAGTTCTCTACGACTTTGTAATGGATCCGGAAATAGGGCCATACGCACGTGTCAAGAGGAAGCACAGAGGATTGACATCATGAAactgaaaattgattattaaaaatattttttgaaaatataattggaATCGCATTTATCGTTTATATGTATGGTATTGTACGTgacagaaaatattacatgCC from Athalia rosae chromosome 1, iyAthRosa1.1, whole genome shotgun sequence carries:
- the LOC105685980 gene encoding sphingolipid delta(4)-desaturase DES1 isoform X2 — protein: MTHKGVAITKKYPQIKKLFGYDPNFKWVVTGMVLVQFLSMFIVKDLSYPILLLVAYCFGGVINHSLMLAIHEISHNLAFGHARPMANKLFGFFANLPIGVPISISFKKYHLEHHRYQGDEKLDTDLPTLIEAKLFCTTFGKLCWILLQPFFYSFRPLVTYPKAPTTLEYVNLVIQLIFDGIVWYYLGGKVLVYLTLGSVMAMGLHPVAGHFISEHYMYKKGFETYSYYGPLNFITFNVGYHNEHHDFPAVPGSRLPEVKRIAAEFYNDLPQHNSWVSVLYDFVMDPEIGPYARVKRKHRGLTS
- the LOC105685980 gene encoding sphingolipid delta(4)-desaturase DES1 isoform X1 — encoded protein: MGQRVSKTDFEWVYTEEPHASRRKIILEKYPQIKKLFGYDPNFKWVVTGMVLVQFLSMFIVKDLSYPILLLVAYCFGGVINHSLMLAIHEISHNLAFGHARPMANKLFGFFANLPIGVPISISFKKYHLEHHRYQGDEKLDTDLPTLIEAKLFCTTFGKLCWILLQPFFYSFRPLVTYPKAPTTLEYVNLVIQLIFDGIVWYYLGGKVLVYLTLGSVMAMGLHPVAGHFISEHYMYKKGFETYSYYGPLNFITFNVGYHNEHHDFPAVPGSRLPEVKRIAAEFYNDLPQHNSWVSVLYDFVMDPEIGPYARVKRKHRGLTS